TCGCGAGAACCGCCAGACCGATGGCGAGGCCGATTCGCTTCAATCCAATCTCCCGCCCGCCGGCGGCGGGCCGCCGGAACCCAAGACGCCGCGCGCTAGAGGTCCGGTTCGGAGGCCCCGCCCGACGGGCCCGCCACTTCGTTGAGCACATGGTCCTCGATAAAGATGGGCGTATCGTTCGCGATGCCGAGCGCGATGGCGTCCGAAGGCCGGGCGTCCACCCGGACCTCGTCGCCATTGCGATCGATGACGAGGTTCGCGTAGAAGGTGTGGTCCCGGAGGTCGGTGACGACGACCTTCGCCAAGCGGCCGCCGAGCGCCTCGATGACGCCCCCCAGGAGGTCGTGCGTCAGCGGCCGGGGGAGCCGAAGGCCCTTCAAGCGCCGGTCTATCGCCGCCGCCTCGAAAAACCCAATGACGATCGGGAACGCCCGCTCGCCGCCCACTTCCTTCAGGACGATGACCTGGTGGTCCCCCGCCTCGTTGATCATGATGCGCACGAGTTCGACGCGGACTTCCATGGCCGAGCCTCCGACTCCCCGGACATTCTACACCGTGAATCGGCGGAGGCAAGGGGGCAAACGACGACGCTCGCCCGCCGTCAACGTTTAGCCGCAACCCAACTTGTCCGCCATAGCCCCGGCGCGCCCGGGGCGACGGCGGAAGGGGAGCGCGCTCCCCTGGCGGGATCGCGGCTAATCATCGCAGTTCACGCCAAATCGGCGAGATTCTTTTCGAGCGCCGCGATGGTCGCCCGGACCTCGTCGGCCCGCGCCCGTTCGCGCTCAACAACCTCGGCCGGGGCGCGTTCGACAAACTTTTCGTTGGCGAGTTTCTTTTCGATCCCCCCGAGGAACGCCCGCTCTTTACCGATGCGGTCCTCGAGGCGCTTCCGCTCCGCTTCGAAGTCAATCAGACCTTCGAGCGGCACATAGACTTCACATTCGCCCTGCACATCCGAGGCGGAGTGCGGGGGCTTAACAATCTGGGGGCCAATGTCAACTTTCACGGCGTTTGCTAATTGTCGAATCAACTCCGAACCCTCGCCCTCCAGACGAAACTCGCGGCGCGGCCATTCGGCCACAATGAGGCGCTTGCTAGGCGGCAGAACTGCAAGTCCTGGCAGGCTTCTGTCTGGCAGGGCTGCGCTGAGACCTTCCCATGCCGCCTCCGTCACAAAAGGCATATAGGGATGCAACATTCGTAGGGCGCGATCGAGCACAAAGGCCATCACACGCGCGGGAATCACTTTGGTGGTTGGGTCGGACAGCCGCGGCTTAATCGCTTCCAGGTACCAGTCGCAGAAATCCCCCCAGAAAAACTCATAGAGGAGGAATAAGCCTCCTTGAAAATGAAAAGACTCCAGTTCCTGCTCCACTTTGTGAAGTATTTTTTCGCTGCGCGACAGTATCCACCGGTCGGGCAACTGAAGTGCCAACTGGACCAGTGGCCTCCCAGGAAC
The Planctomycetota bacterium DNA segment above includes these coding regions:
- a CDS encoding bifunctional nuclease family protein, which produces MEVRVELVRIMINEAGDHQVIVLKEVGGERAFPIVIGFFEAAAIDRRLKGLRLPRPLTHDLLGGVIEALGGRLAKVVVTDLRDHTFYANLVIDRNGDEVRVDARPSDAIALGIANDTPIFIEDHVLNEVAGPSGGASEPDL